A part of Maniola jurtina chromosome 19, ilManJurt1.1, whole genome shotgun sequence genomic DNA contains:
- the LOC123874859 gene encoding uncharacterized protein LOC123874859 isoform X1 gives MTDKKSLKCLYANARSIVKPGKLDELRCIVDSVKTTLHLIILSETWIKSDEEAKRLHIPGYTHYYHYRKNTIGGGVSIFAINKMKHNLIEEFSQDDNHYLWIHLEKLSVDVGAIYKPGRTNVKNFLDTLSIQLNSKKRAVVFGDFNFDLLTPDNLVEDYKDTLKENGFKIINKINIEHCTRETTQKKTLLDHVSTNLKGHQFHMAVIESSMSDHKQIYFEIDNYEPEPRLKLEYEAVDYNKLNEIAGINYNENTNDSYVQFENKLIQTIQQCKVKKTKILNPPKQDWVNKSIINKINQKNILWKQHKSNPEDEDIEKKFVKERKIVSEEIQTMKSNYYYKKFSECNKKPKKMWDLIDSLTNNKIREVSIPAKLKKGDKELKDGNEICEYFNDFFSTVGSLLAEAIQTKYHNNKIYTNATPADNNPNFGLSKLNTVTTKEITEIINNLDVNTSSGIDCINTKVIKSIKNIIADELTRCVNTCLENVSQLSQLSRGSR, from the coding sequence ATGACTGATAAAAAATCACTAAAATGTCTGTATGCGAACGCACGGAGCATAGTTAAACCTGGAAAGCTCGATGAGCTACGATGTATAGTGGATTCCGTTAAAACTACACTGcatcttataattttatcagaaaCATGGATTAAAAGTGATGAAGAGGCCAAAAGACTCCATATACCGGGCTACACTCACTACTATCACTACAGGAAAAATACAATTGGAGGAGGAGTCTCGATTTTCGCTATTAACAAAATGAAACATAATTTAATTGAGGAATTTTCGCAAGACGATAACCACTACTTATGGATACATTTGGAAAAGCTATCCGTGGATGTTGGTGCTATATATAAACCTGGCCGAACAAACGTCAAAAACTTTCTAGACACCCTCTCGATACAACTAAATAGCAAGAAAAGAGCAGTAGTTTTTGGAGactttaattttgatttattgacCCCCGACAACTTAGTAGAAGATTATAAGGATACACTCAAAGAAAACGGTTTCAAGATTATCAACAAGATCAATATTGAACATTGTACTCGTGAAACAACACAAAAGAAAACCTTGCTCGACCATGTTTCCACTAATCTCAAGGGTCACCAGTTTCACATGGCTGTTATTGAATCCTCGATGTCAGACCATAAACAAATATACTTTGAAATAGATAATTATGAACCGGAACCAAGACTAAAACTTGAATACGAAGCTGTTGATTATaataaactcaatgaaattgcAGGAATTAATTACAACGAGAATACCAACGATAGCTATgtacaatttgaaaacaaattGATACAAACTATCCAACAATGTAAagtcaaaaaaactaaaatactaaaCCCTCCAAAACAGGACTGGGTAAATAAaagcataataaataaaataaatcaaaagaaCATACTTTGGAAACAACATAAAAGCAACCCAGAAGATGAagatattgaaaaaaagttcgtaaaagaaagaaaaatagttTCAGAGGAAATACAGACTATGAAGAGTAATTACTATTATAAAAAGTTCTCTGAATGTAACAAGAAACCAAAAAAGATGTGGGACCTAATAGATAGCTTAACTAACAATAAGATAAGAGAAGTCTCAATACCAGCCAAACTGAAAAAAGGGGACAAGGAATTAAAAGATGGAAATGAAATTTGCGAATACTTTAATGATTTCTTCTCGACTGTTGGTTCATTGCTAGCGGAGGCTATTCAAACAAAGTACCATAATAACAAAATCTATACCAATGCAACGCCTGCTGATAATAATCCTAATTTTGGCCTCAGTAAACTAAATACTGTAACAACAAAAGAAATcactgaaataataaataacttggACGTTAATACCAGTTCCGGAATTGATTGCATAAATACTAAAGTTATAAAGTCCATTAAAAACATTATAGCTGACGAACTTACTCGGTGCGTAAATACCTGTTTAGAAAATG
- the LOC123874859 gene encoding uncharacterized protein LOC123874859 isoform X3: protein MTDKKSLKCLYANARSIVKPGKLDELRCIVDSVKTTLHLIILSETWIKSDEEAKRLHIPGYTHYYHYRKNTIGGGVSIFAINKMKHNLIEEFSQDDNHYLWIHLEKLSVDVGAIYKPGRTNVKNFLDTLSIQLNSKKRAVVFGDFNFDLLTPDNLVEDYKDTLKENGFKIINKINIEHCTRETTQKKTLLDHVSTNLKGHQFHMAVIESSMSDHKQIYFEIDNYEPEPRLKLEYEAVDYNKLNEIAGINYNENTNDSYVQFENKLIQTIQQCKVKKTKILNPPKQDWVNKSIINKINQKNILWKQHKSNPEDEDIEKKFVKERKIVSEEIQTMKSNYYYKKFSECNKKPKKMWDLIDSLTNNKIREVSIPAKLKKGDKELKDGNEICEYFNDFFSTVGSLLAEAIQTNL from the coding sequence ATGACTGATAAAAAATCACTAAAATGTCTGTATGCGAACGCACGGAGCATAGTTAAACCTGGAAAGCTCGATGAGCTACGATGTATAGTGGATTCCGTTAAAACTACACTGcatcttataattttatcagaaaCATGGATTAAAAGTGATGAAGAGGCCAAAAGACTCCATATACCGGGCTACACTCACTACTATCACTACAGGAAAAATACAATTGGAGGAGGAGTCTCGATTTTCGCTATTAACAAAATGAAACATAATTTAATTGAGGAATTTTCGCAAGACGATAACCACTACTTATGGATACATTTGGAAAAGCTATCCGTGGATGTTGGTGCTATATATAAACCTGGCCGAACAAACGTCAAAAACTTTCTAGACACCCTCTCGATACAACTAAATAGCAAGAAAAGAGCAGTAGTTTTTGGAGactttaattttgatttattgacCCCCGACAACTTAGTAGAAGATTATAAGGATACACTCAAAGAAAACGGTTTCAAGATTATCAACAAGATCAATATTGAACATTGTACTCGTGAAACAACACAAAAGAAAACCTTGCTCGACCATGTTTCCACTAATCTCAAGGGTCACCAGTTTCACATGGCTGTTATTGAATCCTCGATGTCAGACCATAAACAAATATACTTTGAAATAGATAATTATGAACCGGAACCAAGACTAAAACTTGAATACGAAGCTGTTGATTATaataaactcaatgaaattgcAGGAATTAATTACAACGAGAATACCAACGATAGCTATgtacaatttgaaaacaaattGATACAAACTATCCAACAATGTAAagtcaaaaaaactaaaatactaaaCCCTCCAAAACAGGACTGGGTAAATAAaagcataataaataaaataaatcaaaagaaCATACTTTGGAAACAACATAAAAGCAACCCAGAAGATGAagatattgaaaaaaagttcgtaaaagaaagaaaaatagttTCAGAGGAAATACAGACTATGAAGAGTAATTACTATTATAAAAAGTTCTCTGAATGTAACAAGAAACCAAAAAAGATGTGGGACCTAATAGATAGCTTAACTAACAATAAGATAAGAGAAGTCTCAATACCAGCCAAACTGAAAAAAGGGGACAAGGAATTAAAAGATGGAAATGAAATTTGCGAATACTTTAATGATTTCTTCTCGACTGTTGGTTCATTGCTAGCGGAGGCTATTCAAACAAA
- the LOC123874859 gene encoding uncharacterized protein LOC123874859 isoform X4 yields MTDKKSLKCLYANARSIVKPGKLDELRCIVDSVKTTLHLIILSETWIKSDEEAKRLHIPGYTHYYHYRKNTIGGGVSIFAINKMKHNLIEEFSQDDNHYLWIHLEKLSVDVGAIYKPGRTNVKNFLDTLSIQLNSKKRAVVFGDFNFDLLTPDNLVEDYKDTLKENGFKIINKINIEHCTRETTQKKTLLDHVSTNLKGHQFHMAVIESSMSDHKQIYFEIDNYEPEPRLKLEYEAVDYNKLNEIAGINYNENTNDSYVQFENKLIQTIQQCKVKKTKILNPPKQDWVNKSIINKINQKNILWKQHKSNPEDEDIEKKFVKERKIVSEEIQTMKSNYYYKKFSECNKKPKKMWDLIDSLTNNKIREVSIPAKLKKGDKELKDGNEICEYFNDFFSTPVSFI; encoded by the coding sequence ATGACTGATAAAAAATCACTAAAATGTCTGTATGCGAACGCACGGAGCATAGTTAAACCTGGAAAGCTCGATGAGCTACGATGTATAGTGGATTCCGTTAAAACTACACTGcatcttataattttatcagaaaCATGGATTAAAAGTGATGAAGAGGCCAAAAGACTCCATATACCGGGCTACACTCACTACTATCACTACAGGAAAAATACAATTGGAGGAGGAGTCTCGATTTTCGCTATTAACAAAATGAAACATAATTTAATTGAGGAATTTTCGCAAGACGATAACCACTACTTATGGATACATTTGGAAAAGCTATCCGTGGATGTTGGTGCTATATATAAACCTGGCCGAACAAACGTCAAAAACTTTCTAGACACCCTCTCGATACAACTAAATAGCAAGAAAAGAGCAGTAGTTTTTGGAGactttaattttgatttattgacCCCCGACAACTTAGTAGAAGATTATAAGGATACACTCAAAGAAAACGGTTTCAAGATTATCAACAAGATCAATATTGAACATTGTACTCGTGAAACAACACAAAAGAAAACCTTGCTCGACCATGTTTCCACTAATCTCAAGGGTCACCAGTTTCACATGGCTGTTATTGAATCCTCGATGTCAGACCATAAACAAATATACTTTGAAATAGATAATTATGAACCGGAACCAAGACTAAAACTTGAATACGAAGCTGTTGATTATaataaactcaatgaaattgcAGGAATTAATTACAACGAGAATACCAACGATAGCTATgtacaatttgaaaacaaattGATACAAACTATCCAACAATGTAAagtcaaaaaaactaaaatactaaaCCCTCCAAAACAGGACTGGGTAAATAAaagcataataaataaaataaatcaaaagaaCATACTTTGGAAACAACATAAAAGCAACCCAGAAGATGAagatattgaaaaaaagttcgtaaaagaaagaaaaatagttTCAGAGGAAATACAGACTATGAAGAGTAATTACTATTATAAAAAGTTCTCTGAATGTAACAAGAAACCAAAAAAGATGTGGGACCTAATAGATAGCTTAACTAACAATAAGATAAGAGAAGTCTCAATACCAGCCAAACTGAAAAAAGGGGACAAGGAATTAAAAGATGGAAATGAAATTTGCGAATACTTTAATGATTTCTTCTCGACT
- the LOC123874859 gene encoding uncharacterized protein LOC123874859 isoform X2 codes for MTDKKSLKCLYANARSIVKPGKLDELRCIVDSVKTTLHLIILSETWIKSDEEAKRLHIPGYTHYYHYRKNTIGGGVSIFAINKMKHNLIEEFSQDDNHYLWIHLEKLSVDVGAIYKPGRTNVKNFLDTLSIQLNSKKRAVVFGDFNFDLLTPDNLVEDYKDTLKENGFKIINKINIEHCTRETTQKKTLLDHVSTNLKGHQFHMAVIESSMSDHKQIYFEIDNYEPEPRLKLEYEAVDYNKLNEIAGINYNENTNDSYVQFENKLIQTIQQCKVKKTKILNPPKQDWVNKSIINKINQKNILWKQHKSNPEDEDIEKKFVKERKIVSEEIQTMKSNYYYKKFSECNKKPKKMWDLIDSLTNNKIREVSIPAKLKKGDKELKDGNEICEYFNDFFSTWKFLYGTNKSLKPEVYARLVYSFWSCGTNNKKYRSS; via the coding sequence ATGACTGATAAAAAATCACTAAAATGTCTGTATGCGAACGCACGGAGCATAGTTAAACCTGGAAAGCTCGATGAGCTACGATGTATAGTGGATTCCGTTAAAACTACACTGcatcttataattttatcagaaaCATGGATTAAAAGTGATGAAGAGGCCAAAAGACTCCATATACCGGGCTACACTCACTACTATCACTACAGGAAAAATACAATTGGAGGAGGAGTCTCGATTTTCGCTATTAACAAAATGAAACATAATTTAATTGAGGAATTTTCGCAAGACGATAACCACTACTTATGGATACATTTGGAAAAGCTATCCGTGGATGTTGGTGCTATATATAAACCTGGCCGAACAAACGTCAAAAACTTTCTAGACACCCTCTCGATACAACTAAATAGCAAGAAAAGAGCAGTAGTTTTTGGAGactttaattttgatttattgacCCCCGACAACTTAGTAGAAGATTATAAGGATACACTCAAAGAAAACGGTTTCAAGATTATCAACAAGATCAATATTGAACATTGTACTCGTGAAACAACACAAAAGAAAACCTTGCTCGACCATGTTTCCACTAATCTCAAGGGTCACCAGTTTCACATGGCTGTTATTGAATCCTCGATGTCAGACCATAAACAAATATACTTTGAAATAGATAATTATGAACCGGAACCAAGACTAAAACTTGAATACGAAGCTGTTGATTATaataaactcaatgaaattgcAGGAATTAATTACAACGAGAATACCAACGATAGCTATgtacaatttgaaaacaaattGATACAAACTATCCAACAATGTAAagtcaaaaaaactaaaatactaaaCCCTCCAAAACAGGACTGGGTAAATAAaagcataataaataaaataaatcaaaagaaCATACTTTGGAAACAACATAAAAGCAACCCAGAAGATGAagatattgaaaaaaagttcgtaaaagaaagaaaaatagttTCAGAGGAAATACAGACTATGAAGAGTAATTACTATTATAAAAAGTTCTCTGAATGTAACAAGAAACCAAAAAAGATGTGGGACCTAATAGATAGCTTAACTAACAATAAGATAAGAGAAGTCTCAATACCAGCCAAACTGAAAAAAGGGGACAAGGAATTAAAAGATGGAAATGAAATTTGCGAATACTTTAATGATTTCTTCTCGACT
- the LOC123874867 gene encoding phosphatidylglycerophosphatase and protein-tyrosine phosphatase 1 → MGTAMFARVTFYPTLLYNVVMERMTSRRWYDRMDDTVILGALPFTGMTKQLVEEENIKGVVSMNETYELKIFSNDAEKWREHNVEFLQLATTDIFEAPDQDKLYEGVRFINRFLPAGCKLPGMPAEGVNSGTVYVHCKAGRTRSATLVGCYLMMRNGWSPDEAVEYMKARRPHILLHTKQWQALDIFYRQHVRT, encoded by the exons ATG GGCACGGCTATGTTCGCTCGGGTTACCTTTTACCCAACGCTTCTGTACAATGTGGTGATGGAACGGATGACCAGCAGGCGCTGGTATGACAGGATGGATGATACAGTCATCCTGGGGGCACTCCCTTTTACGGGGATGACAAAACAG TTGGTTGAAGAGGAAAACATTAAAGGAGTGGTCTCCATGAATGAGACATATGAATTAAAGATATTCTCCAATGATGCTGAG AAATGGCGTGAACACAACGTGGAGTTTCTGCAGCTCGCCACCACAGACATATTCGAAGCTCCCGACCAAGATAAACTGTATGAAGGTGTACGATTCATTAACAG GTTTCTCCCAGCAGGCTGTAAGCTACCCGGCATGCCAGCGGAGGGAGTGAACAGTGGCACCGTCTACGTGCACTGCAAGGCGGGCCGCACGAGGAGCGCCACGCTCGTGGGATGCTACCTCATGATG AGAAACGGCTGGTCGCCCGACGAAGCTGTGGAATACATGAAGGCCCGCCGTCCCCACATACTGCTGCACACCAAGCAGTGGCAGGCACTCGATATATTCTACCGCCAGCACGTGCGGACGTAG